One genomic window of Clostridium taeniosporum includes the following:
- a CDS encoding thymidylate synthase, translating into MSLYDDKYLAIASDILENGYYDNNRTGMPTYKLPHQIMQFNLEREFPILTTKFVAFKTSVKEILWIMQKQSNNIKDLDGHIWDEWADEDGSIGKAYGYQVKKYHQIDNLIKSLKENPQDRRMMINIWNWEDMPEMNLAPCCFLSMWDVTDGKLNCMLVQRSGDLPLGVPFNTSQYAVLTHLIAQVTGLKPGLFTHVINNAHIYENQIEGMKTQLERKDKAYEAPRLWINPEIKNFYDFTPDDIKLEGYKHHEAIKMPVSV; encoded by the coding sequence ATGAGTTTATATGATGATAAATATTTAGCTATAGCTAGTGATATCCTTGAAAATGGTTATTATGATAATAATAGAACTGGTATGCCAACTTATAAGCTACCACATCAAATAATGCAATTTAATTTAGAAAGAGAATTTCCTATATTAACAACTAAATTTGTCGCTTTTAAAACATCTGTTAAAGAAATTTTGTGGATAATGCAAAAACAAAGTAATAATATTAAAGATTTAGATGGTCACATTTGGGATGAATGGGCTGATGAAGATGGTTCTATAGGTAAGGCCTATGGATATCAAGTAAAAAAATATCACCAAATTGATAATCTTATAAAGTCATTAAAAGAAAACCCACAAGATAGAAGAATGATGATTAATATATGGAACTGGGAAGATATGCCTGAAATGAATTTAGCTCCATGTTGTTTCTTAAGTATGTGGGATGTTACAGATGGTAAACTTAACTGCATGCTAGTACAAAGAAGTGGAGATTTACCACTAGGAGTTCCATTTAATACTAGCCAATATGCTGTATTAACACATTTAATAGCTCAAGTAACAGGACTTAAACCTGGATTATTTACTCATGTAATAAATAATGCACATATTTACGAAAATCAAATTGAAGGAATGAAAACTCAATTAGAAAGAAAAGATAAAGCTTATGAGGCACCAAGACTTTGGATAAATCCTGAAATTAAAAATTTCTATGATTTTACGCCTGATGATATCAAATTAGAAGGATACAAGCATCACGAAGCGATAAAAATGCCTGTTTCTGTTTAG